The sequence TTTGCACCCCCCTCTTTCCTTCCGCGGCGTCGATATCCATTTTAGCCCGTGACCTCTGGAACAATTTCCACACCCCCAGTCTCCTGGTCAGTTTCACCGCCTGATCCTGGTTCAATTTCAACCCTCAACAGTGGTCACGTTCACCCCCTCTGCCGGTCAATTTCACCCCTTCCCGCGGTCAGtaccagcccccccaccccccatttcccGGCCAATTTctacctccccttcctctccctcttccccacctcaaCACCTCTCGCTCTCCTGAGTAAGGTCAGCGCCTGTGGGTTCCCACCTCCCGCGCTCCTTGCTCGCTCCTGCCAGCCTCGGTCCTCCGGGTCACTGTCCAGCCGCTGCGGCCTCGGCCCCCGCGACTCCCGCCCCGCATCCCCCCTCCCTCCGCGGGCAgcggctcccctccctccccagaacaGCTGAAGGTCTCAGTCACCTCCGAGGGGAgcgcagggggaggggagggggcgggggaagcCGCGGAGGGGGAGGCGGGGAAGCCTTGACGTCGCTGCCCGGGACCCTGCCCGGggctggcaggggctggggcgtCCGCCTGATCGCCCCCTCCCCAAAGTCCCACCTCCCGGCCGCGCGCTGCCGGCGGCGGCTAAAGTCTCTCCGAAAGCGTGAAGGGGGATTGGAggagattttatttccctttgtgcCCGCGACTGGGGCCGGATCGAGGCGGCCGGGCAGGGGGCCGCGGGATTGGGGCTCCCCCCGGAGCGGCGAGGAGCGCAACAAAGGATGCGCCGCCCTGGGGTCACCGTCCCCGCGGCCCAACTTTGCGCGCCGCGCCCGCGTCCCCGGGGAGCCCGCCCGCTGCGCTGAGAACCCAGGCGTCCGGGCTGAGCCCGGGCTAGGGGCGTCCGCAGGCGGAGCCTTCCCGGTCCCCGGCCCCCAAGAGGAGATCCTGGAGCTTCCCGGAGGCGGCGGGTAGCCGAGCCGCGCAAGGAGACCGCGCTGCCCGCGGAAACTCCGCGCGCTTCCGCGGATGCTCCTCGCTCTGGCCGGACGACCCCGCGCTCGGCGTTCAGGGCCCTGTGGGGCGCCCCCTTTTCCCTCCGTCCTTCCAGAGCCGGGCTAAGGTGCGCTtttgctcctcctccccccctcctccctcctcatctccttctccttttcctccccttttCACCCTCCTCTAAGCCCAGCCAAGGGTCACACCtgatctttctcttcttccttcctcgaATCCTTCCTCCCTACCTTCTTCCTCGAATCCTTCCTCCCtaccttctccccctcctcctccctggggacTCTGCCGAGGAAGGGGGCCCAGAAGAAGGCATGTGGGTCCCCCTCTGACTGTGGCCAGGTTTGGAGTGACGCGCTCAGATGGCCAAGTGGCTACGAGACTACCTGAGCTTTGGCGGTCGGAGGCCCCCTCCGCAGCCGCCCACCCCCGACTACACGGAGAGCGACATCCTGCGGGCCTACCGGGAGCAGAAGGATCTGGACTTTGAGGACCCCTATGAGGATGCTGACAGCCGCCTAGAGCCTGACTCCGCGGGGCCGGGGGACTCCAAGGGCCCTGGAGACGCCAAGTACGACTCTCCAAAGCATCGGCTCATCAAGGTGGAGGCAGTCGATGTGGTCAGAGCCAAGGTCTTGCTGCGCAGCCCTGGGGAAGAGGTGCGTGGCTAAGTCCTAGAGGCTGGGTGGCCCCaggaggctgggtggggagggccaGGCTGGGTCCCCTTGGGGCTTTGGGGAGCGTGTTTTATGTGTTACCCCGGGGGCAGACCAGGGCACCAGCCAGACGCTCCCCAGTCCTCCACATGCTTGGCGGAGTTTGCTATCTGCCCCTTTTCAATGCACAGCACTGGTTGTCCTTTTGATTCCCTGACTGGCTTTGTCCCCCCGTCCTCCTGCTTCCTGATTCCCAGCTTCTAGGTCCCTCCCCCCAGCTTCCCTTCCTCTTAGCAGCCCAAGGGATCTTCCTCAAACAGATCAGAGTGAGCCAGGTTCCTACTGGGCACTTAAACACCCTCACCATCACTCTCCACCCTTTCTCtcttattactcccattttacagaagtggaaactgaggctcacagcagAGAAGTGACTGGCCCAATGTCACGTGGCTCTAGCTCGTTAAAACTTGAACCCAGACCTGCCCTCAATGCCCAtgcttcttttcagtttttttcctagaggatcaagggatccatcccaCACCCTCGGTGGAGACAGAGAAGCCTTCAAAGAGGGTTGTGGGAGGCTGTGTCAGGTTGTGGCTAATGGCACAAAGAAAGGTAGGAGGAGGCAGGGATGCAGGGAAGAAGACAACCTTGGATGAAACCCTGCTTcttatttatcagctgtgtgaccctgagcgaGTCACTTgctctctctgtgccttggttgcctcatctgtaaaatgaggataatgtcCTTACTGAGTGTTGGTAAGTAAGTAAGTATATGAAGCCTTTAGAAGTGTACTGGCACCTGATAAACATTAAAGTGATTGAAGGAGGGGAGGTAGGGGTCTGTGTCGGGAAGAATCAGAACAGCACAGAGGAAGAGAGCGAGGGAAGCCCTATCTGCAGACAATTCGTGGGTGGAAGAGAAAACTGCCTGCTTGGAGGGGGTGTGTCAGATGGCCCAGAGATAGCAGGCAAGAGGTGTAGTATCACCCAGAAGGTGTATCCAGAGCTAGGCTTGCTCGCCGTGAGCCCTCAGGTCCCCCTGAGCCCTcgaccccctccccttcctttccctctccagtCGGATGTCGACACTGAGTACTCGGACCCCTTCGATGCCCAACCTCACCTGCCTCCCCCAGACGATGGCTACATGGAGCCCTACGATGCCCAGCGAGTCGTGAGTGGTGAGGCGGCAGGGCTTGGGGGAAGGCGACAGGGTcccagctgggggtgggagctgaACAGTGTCCTCTGCCTCCCAGAACTGCCATGCAGGAGGGTGCAGCTGTATGACACTCCCTATGAGGAGCAGGACCAAGAGCCAGGAGATGGGCCTCCTTCAGGGCGGAAACCTCGACAGAGCCGGCTGCCCCAGGAGGATGAACGGCCAGCAGACGAGTATGACCAGCCCTGGGAGTGGAAGAAAGACCACATCTCCAAGGCATTTGCAGGTGCTTCTTTGACTCTGAACTCTGAATGCCTGTGTCCCTATATTTCCTGCTCTGGTCACACCCCCTGTTTCAGCTTACAAAGTAAATCTCCATCACCTGTCACTTTGGTAGCTTCTTAGTTCTTACTAAAGTGTGAATGACTGACAGTCATAAATTCCTCTTCCCAGGAGAACCTGTACCTTCCTTGGAAACTGAaacccctttttaaaatttatttatttatttgttgtgctGCACAGAttttgagatcttagttccctgaccagggattgaacccaggcccttgacagtgaaagcgtggagtcctaagcactggactaccagggaattccctgaaaccCCTTTTAGAGTGCAATGGAACCTACTCACTCTGCTCAGTATAGTTCAGGGATAGGCTTTGGTGTCAGACTAGATCTGGGTTTGTGTcacttgggcaaatcactttatcttcctgagtctcagttcccttacctataaaatgggcatCATTCTAGTACCTATTGTATAGGGTACTTGTAAATTGAGTTCTGAAGTGCTCAGTTACACAGGAGCCATTGTGGAAGAGGGAAACATTTCTTGGAGTCAATTCCTAACTGAGTTGGGTAAGCTTGCACaagtctctgaacctcagtttcctcttctgtaaacaAGGAACTAATAAGGTcagctttaagaaataaaataacttggacttctctggcagtccagtggttaagactccacactttcataGCAGGGGGCACGGGATCGATCCCTacttggggaattaagatcccacatgctgcatggcacggccaaaaaaaaaaaaaaaaaggaagaaaaaataacttgGACCAGGAAGAGTTCTGTGAACCCAAATCTGCCCCAGAAGTTGTATGACTGTGAGAGAAATTGGAAGCTCGGTGCCTCAGTCTACCTATCTGTATATTGGGGGTGGTTTTCTAGCTCTATGACGTGACCAAAATCAGGCAGAACTTCCCACGCACCCCTCTAGCCACGCCCCCTGCTCTTTGGTTTATCACTCAGGGAACTGCCCACCCTTGCATGCTGCAGTCATGAATGACCACACCCCTATCTTCTGATGACTAATTGGTTGCTCGCGTACCAATCCTGCCCCAGCGGTAAACCCGACCCCTCCTCTTCTGGGTTCTGATAGGTTGCCCTAAGCCGGCGCTGCCTTCGTACTGAAATTCCATTGGCTTGTCCCGGCCCCACCCTCTTGAGGTTGGCGGGACTTAACCATTTTCTCTTTAAACCTTCACCAGTGCAATTTGACAGTCCAGAGTGGGAAAGAACCTCAGGCTCAGCCAAGGAGCTCCGGAGACCCCCGCCCAGAAGCCCCCAGCCTGCAGAGCGTGTGGACCCGGCCCTGCCCCTGGAAAAACAGCCGTGAGTGGGGAACCTGAGGATGGAAGAGCCGGGTTGAATCCCCCCCAACCCGATACCAGCCACAGATTCCTCAGACCAGGGGTCTGGAGGAactttgattaattaattaattcatttcttCAACTCATCTTCACTGGGTGACAGCACCTGCTGTTGGCCGGTACAAAGCAGAATCAGCTGGCGTCTCCATTCCCTGCGGCGTCAgattctgggttcaaatcccttctctgtatcttttggctgtgtgaccttgggcaagtcacttaacctctctgaacctcgggCTCAGCACCTCCAAGACAGTGCCTGCCTCCCATAGAATAAAAAGGggatttcctcccttcctttgagTGGGGTTTATAAGCCTGAGAGCAAAGAGGCAAACATCTTTCTCAGCCCCAGGAGATCTTGTGGTGAAACTGGGAGGAGCAGGAATTTGAAGGGCTCCCAACTTTAGGCTGGGGTGAAGCTCACAAGCTGGGAGAGTCGGGGTGtcctctcctccttccaggcCAGGAGCTCCTTCAGGAACTCCCCGAgcccccagagcccagccctgTGAGTTTCACAGTCAGTCTCGAGCCTCTTAGGTGGGCGGTACAGAACTGCCTAATTAACACAAGCACAGGATATTTTCTTTCAATACAAACAACTGTTCGGTGCGCATGTGTCTTTGACACTTTGCTCCCACTGCTAACCTCTCTCTgagcagataaaagaaaaatattatgtaaCGAATGGTACAGGTGGGTGGAAACACAGGATGCGGCGAAGCTCTTGAAAGTGATAGGCAGGTGATTCAAATTGGGAGGTTAGGGAGGGGCTGAGGACACTTGGGGCCCAGCTGACGGAGGCTGTAAAGATCAAGGTCAGGGGTACGTGTTGAATTGGAAGCAGCAGCTCCAGGTTGACCTGGGCTCAGCTGCCTCCCAGGGAGAACCTCGTCCGTCCGCCTGGAAACCGGGCTCCTCTGGAGAAATCCGAGGGAATTTGTCTCACTTGTTTGCCTGGACGTCACAAGTCCTTCAATGAGCTGTGCCTGCATCCAGCCCCAGGACGTGTCAGAAGGGGGCTGCCCTTCAGCAGACAtctgtccccacccctccccccccaggtgGTTTCACGGCCTGCTGAGCCGGGCAGATGCGGAGAACCTCCTGTCGCTCTGCAAGGAAGGCAGCTACCTCGTGCGGCTCAGCGAGACCAGCCCCCAAGACTGCTCCCTGTCCCTCAGGTGAGACCCCAGCCCcctggagggacagaggggcacaGGACTGCATGCTTGCCACTGTCACGCTTTCGGCTGAATTCAGTGGGAGCAGAGGGGTGTGGTCCAGCAGCCTGTGGGCGGGACTTCCAGGGCTGATGGACAGAGCTTTAGATCACTGGGTGGGGCTCATGGGACCTGTGGGCGGGGTTTCTAGGCCAGAGAGCGGGGCTTCCAGAGAGGCTGCTGAGGCTGCTGGCTTGGTTCCCACTGAGAATGCAAGCTCTGTTAGGGAGGTATGCGAGAAGATGGGGAGGATGCCACACAATAAGATCTAGGACTTGAGGGAGATGGGGAACTAGGTGTCCGAGTTTCTTTTGGACTCCCCCCAGTCCAAAAGTTGAAGTGGATCCATTTGTGTCTATCTAGGGCCAGAATCTCAGAGTGGCCCTGTAGACATTTGAGTCTGAGACCCCGGTTTTACGTGCGTCTCTGCCTACGATTATAAGTGTGTCTGATTATAAAACACTCCTAAGATTCTACCAGGCTTCTGAGTTGAGATTCCTAAAAGGTCAAGATCGAAGAGGGCTTGGAAGCAGGTTCATATCCTGCCTCTGCCAcgttctagctgtgtgacctcagctaAATCattcaacctctctgggccttggtttccttgtctgtgaaatgaggataatagtagcATCAACTTCATTGTAATACTGCGATGATTAAATGGgggtaaaatgaaaaaatgttgagAAGAATGCCCAGGAAGCAGGAAATGCTTAATTCATACTAATGATGATGGTAAAATGATTTCCAGGTTCTATGTCATTTCACCTACCAGAGATGGAAAGGCAAGGGACCCTAGGGaaatccctggcggtccagtggttagaactccacgctttcactgctgagggcgagggttcaatccctgcttggggaactaagatcccgcaagccacgtggtgctgccaaaagccaaaaaataaaaagaataaaataaaagagacccTAGACTGGGGGTAACTAGTGAGGAGCCCAGGATGGGTAGCACAAGGGACCAAGAGGTTTGGAGAGAAAGTGCCTTCTGTGTTCCTGGGGAGGGACCTCCACCTGGTAGGAGCTCCAGCCTGTCTTGATAAGCGGACAAGCTCGGAAGGCATCCCTGCAGTGTGGAGCTGGCCAACAGCTTGATGCCAAGTGGCTGTTAACCAGAGATATTTGGGGGTGCCAGCCTCGAGCTCCTGGGGGGCCACAAAGGGGTGGTTTTAGGGTTGGAGACTGTGGGTGGGCCTGGAGTGCTGGGTAACCCCCTGCCCCCTGTCTCCAGAAGCAGCCAGGGCTTCCTGCATCTGAAGTTTGCCCGCACCCGAGAGAACCAATTCGTGCTGGGTCAGCACAGCGGCCCCTTCCCCAGCGTGCCGGAGCTGGTGCTGCATTATAGCTCCCGCCCGCTGCCCGTGCAGGGCGCTGAGCACCTGGCCCTGCTGTACCCCGTGGTCTCACAGACCCCCTGACTGCGAGCCTCAGACCCCGGCCCTGGGCCGTGAGGTCCCAGATCACTGGCTGCAAACCGTGGAGGTCTTTCCAGTCCTGGAGGAGGCGGGATGGAGAgatccaccccctgcccctccaggccCTGGATCTTCATCAGAGCAACCCTGCTCGGCCCCCTTCTGGGTTCTAGGGCTCCGAATTGTGTCTCGACACCCTCCTCTGGCCTGGACAATAAATAAGTTATTGTGCGTTTCAAGCGTCCTTTCTGGGAGGTGGGGATTTCAGCCCCTCAGAAGGAAGAGAGGCAGCAGACTCTTGGAGGGGAAAGAGCATCCCCGGCTCCTTGTTTTGGGgatggagctggggctggagcctgAATGGGTCACAGGGAGGGACCAACGTTCAGAAAGCTGGAGacaagcagggagagagggagggagggatggaggcagCTAAAAACCCGGAGACAGTGGGTGGAGACCAGCAGATTAAAAAGATGGAGAAACCGAGGGGGTGAGGCTCTCAGGccaaccctgcccccaccccgccccgcctcccTATCCCAGGCAGGCGGCCACGGGCTGATGCTGCTGCCGAAAGGACATCTGTCCCCATGGAAACAgcagaagtgggggaggggagccaggccCAGCTGGTGTCACTTCAAGGTGACAGTCGGGCAGGAGACCCTGGGGGCCAATAGATGCCAGGAAGCCCCGatctcccccctcacccccccagcTCCAAGCCTGCTTCGGGGGAGATACCAGCTGGGGagccggggagggggtggtgtgCATCCAGCTCCGGGCACTGTTTTGAAGCGGGGGGCATCACTTCTCTGCTAACTGGACATGTCCCTCCAAGGATAAGAGGGGGAAACCTTGGGAGTCCTCAAAGAGCCCCCTCACCACAGTGGCCCTCTGAGgcctccaccccccgccccgatGACTCTTCACATCTCTTTAGCACTCCCAAATTGCCACAAATTCTGGCTTTGCTTTCTTCGTGAGCCTTTATTGGGTGTTGTGGGGGCAAGGGAGAGGTCCAGTCTCACAGAAATGAGGACGTGGGGCGGGGATCTCAGGAGGTACTACTGGACTATGTGATCCTCTTGGCATAAGTCACATCTTTATATAGCCCCTGGGGGGgtcctctctgggtctctgggGGTTCTGAGTCCTCTTCCCACTTCAAGGAACCCTCTTGGCCTCGCCTGTCCAGAAGAGCCTGGGCCAGGAGAGACTCCAGCTGCAGCGATGGGGTgactgggcctggggctggggcaagATTTGGGAGCCAGATgcggcttgggggtggggggccgagGGAAAGAGATCGAATAGAAGCTTTGGGCCTTCGGATTCTTGCCGGGGATGTCCAGTGCCTTCCCCTCCACAGGCCATGCCTCACTCTTCCTTGGGGCCCTCCGGGGCCGGTAGAGGACGTTGCTGTAGAGTggattccctgcattggaaggaggtgGGTATGATACCAAGCGGGGACGGTCACTTAAGAGAGCCTGGCCCTCTCCAGCCCACTTTCTGGGGGCTTTGCCTATGCTTCTGAAAAACATGGGTGTAGGGGCCAGCCTTCCCCGCGTATTCCCCTTCTCTgccccccagcctctccctcgcTTGTTCCAAAAAGGGTCAGATATCAGTTAGAACTGCAGCTGCAGTTCCCGCGTCCGCCACGCGGGGGCGGGAGCGGGGTCGCCAGAGGATGGCGATGCTCGTGGGAACCGTCCGTCCTCCGCGCGGCTACCTACCTGCGCGCGGTTCCTTACCTGCGTCCCTGTTCCGGCAGCGGTGGCGGCCCCAGATTCCGGCGCCCAGAGCGAACGCGGCCGCGGCCACGGCGCCCGTCACCAGCAGCGCGATGGAGAGtcctggggagtgggggtggggattgtgGGCGGTATGGCGAGGGGCGGGGcacagggggcggggcggggcggggctgcagGAGGGACACGTGGGCGGAGCTCACCTGAAAAGCTCGGGTTCTGTAGCCAGCCGTCTGCAGAGAAGAAACCTACATCTCAGGGGAGCTCACCTTCGAGTCCAGCTTCCTGCACCCCCTTCAGGGTAAAAGCCCCTGTGCAGGGTCTCAGGGTTCTTGTCCCTGCCATCTTGTGTGAGTTCAGGTAGGTACTTGCTCTGACCCTGTTTCCCCTTTGGGGAAAAGGAGACTAATCATTCCTCGCTTGCTGCGTTATCGTGAAATAACTGCCAGCGGGATTTTCTCATCATGAGCTCCACCAGCCCTGTCGTGAGCCGCACTGCTACCATCATAGGGCCCACCGTTCCCATCCCAGCCTCATCATCGCCAGCCTGTCCCATCACCTTGAACGTGAGCCCCGTCACCCTCATTCTGAGCGCCACCATCTTCGCCAGGAACCTCACCAACCCCACCATGAGCTCCATCATCCTGATCACAGAACCCACCGTCCTCACGGCTCCTATTTGTCGAGCCTCTACACGGTGTCAATCCCATTTTACATAGAAGAAAACTGAGctttgg is a genomic window of Hippopotamus amphibius kiboko isolate mHipAmp2 chromosome 15, mHipAmp2.hap2, whole genome shotgun sequence containing:
- the SHD gene encoding SH2 domain-containing adapter protein D — its product is MAKWLRDYLSFGGRRPPPQPPTPDYTESDILRAYREQKDLDFEDPYEDADSRLEPDSAGPGDSKGPGDAKYDSPKHRLIKVEAVDVVRAKVLLRSPGEESDVDTEYSDPFDAQPHLPPPDDGYMEPYDAQRVVSELPCRRVQLYDTPYEEQDQEPGDGPPSGRKPRQSRLPQEDERPADEYDQPWEWKKDHISKAFAVQFDSPEWERTSGSAKELRRPPPRSPQPAERVDPALPLEKQPWFHGLLSRADAENLLSLCKEGSYLVRLSETSPQDCSLSLRSSQGFLHLKFARTRENQFVLGQHSGPFPSVPELVLHYSSRPLPVQGAEHLALLYPVVSQTP
- the TMIGD2 gene encoding transmembrane and immunoglobulin domain-containing protein 2; the protein is MGSLGMVLVLLVQFWALQGATGLSVQQAPKLLQVRQDSQVTLTCQVVQAQAWERLLVEWTKDGGVLCQTNIINGSLSVVACGPRGRLSWRPPGNLTLQLDRVSLNDSGLYLCLATLEIPDLEEARGNGTQLLVETDGWLQNPSFSGLSIALLVTGAVAAAAFALGAGIWGRHRCRNRDAGNPLYSNVLYRPRRAPRKSEAWPVEGKALDIPGKNPKAQSFYSISFPRPPTPKPHLAPKSCPSPRPSHPIAAAGVSPGPGSSGQARPRGFLEVGRGLRTPRDPERTPPGAI